Below is a window of Candidatus Lokiarchaeota archaeon DNA.
TATTCATAATTGAAGAAAAGACTCAAACGTCCATAGAAACCCTCCAGTGGACCGTTCTTAATGATACAATAACCAGTGTCAGGATTGAGTTCCACTGTATATGCTCTGTCTATGTAGTATCCCGTTGGGGTGTTCGCTTCATAGTGTATCTGAAGGGTGATTCGTTCATCAATCTCAACGATGTCAATAGTGATCGATACTTCGTTATCTACTTTCGTTTCATAGAACAGGGTGCCATTATAAGTTCGAATGTGGTTTCCTTCGACTGTGTAATTCCACTCTCGAATGTACGCAGCTTCGATTCTGTATTTTATCTCACTGTTTTCGTCCAAGATTTCTGACAATTCTTTAGGTTTTGCTTGAATCCCTGTTATGGCAATGCACTGTGTGGGAATCGATAATACAACAAGACTGGCAAGAATAGCTCCTACCGCGACTCTGAGCAAAACCCTTTGCATTACTGTTCCTCTCCATATTGCTTTTCCAACATATAGAATGGTTGGTGACGTTTATCTATTTTTTGACAATATCCGGAGGCATTGCCGCATTTTCGCTTTCCCTCCCATTATGAGACCAATTTGTAGATTCCTCTTACTTTTCAAAGGGAGGACCGTTGTCGTTATATACCCAGTATTACATGGTATACATGATTGATATGACTGAAGTACTCTCGGTGAGAATTGATGAAGACCTGAAAGAGCGACTATCATATCTGATGGATCACCGAAAAATCGTAGACAGGTCTGCATACCTGCGTCAATTGATTGACAGAGCCCTTACCGAAGATCTCCTTGATTACCTTGCAGATGAAGTGAAATCAAAACGAATCAGTGTTTGGAAAGCCGCTTCCATTGCAGAGATACCATGGCGAGCGATGGTGAATGAGTTGGCCAAGAGAGATGTTCCTACTTATGATGAACAGGCTTTTCGAGAGGATCTCCGTTTCCTAGAGGAACACTAGCTTGATTGCCGTTGTCAACGCATCACCCTTGATATACCTTGGAAAAGCGGGGCTTCTGAACCTACTTCAGGTGCTTTTCGATGATGCGGTTGTATCAAGACAAGTAGAACAGGAGGTTCTTGATTCTAGCTACTCTGAGTATGTATCTCTAAAAAGCGCATTTGACGATTGGCTGAATATAACAGAAACTGAACTGACTGACGAATTTCAAAAACTCAGTAATTTTGGCCTTCACATCGGGGAGGTTCATACCCTTGCCCTGGCTCTACAGCTGAGAAAGCAGAAAAAAGAATCAGTGGTTGTAATTGATGACCTTGCAGCTAGGGATGTGGCTCGCACATTGGATCTGGCTGTCACGGGAACCATTGGCATCATTCTTCAAGCAAGAAAACAGGGTCGAATCTCAACGAAGAAGGCCTTATCAACGGTGGAATTTTTGGTGCAAGAAACAACCTTCCGGATGTCTACTAAACTCTATTCTCAGGTCCTATCTGAAATTGAAGGATAGTCAACAGCTATTGCTTTGTCTACCGTGCAATGTCTTTGAACTCTATACGCTCTTGGTAGCACTACTCAATCCTCAAGACGTCCATCAGGGAGCATTCGAAGATTGTGTATGATATATCTCTCTAAATCCCTACTGATTATTCTCGCTTTGATAGAATCCAGTTCGTTCACTTCTCTGCTATCTGTTCTCGACTGACTGATGAGTAAATCTTGCAATACGAGCCGATCACCTTTAGGCGAGGATACTGTCATTCTACAGCCAGTAAACCAGAGTATAAATTCGAAATCGGACAGGTTCACTCACAGGCGATATTCATGTCCACGGAAATTGTTTCCGCAAGTCAGATTATAGAAAATGCCGAGTATCTTATTGCTCTCACAGGAGCCGGGATTTCAAAAGAATCGAACATACCAACTTTCCGCGGTGAAGATGGTCTCTGGAGGGAATATGATGCTACCGATTTGGCTACGCCTTCAGCCTTTGCAAGGGATCCCGAACTGGTCTGGGAGTGGTATTCATGGAGGCAGAACTTGATTGCTGATTGTGAACCAAATCCTGCACACCTTACTCTTGCAGAGTGGGAAGAGGAGGGGTTACTCGAGTGTGTCATTACCCAAAACGTTGACGGGCTTCATCATAGGGCAGGGTCAGAGGACATCTACGAGGTACACGGAGATATCTGGGCTGTCAAGTGCACGAACTGTGATTACCGTGGGCGGCTTGATGAGCTCGCAGATGGAGTGCCGCATTGTGAAGAGTGTGGTTCGATACTACGACCAGATGTTGTTTGGTTTGGGGAAAGTCTAGATCAAGACGTCATGAGTCAAGTCTACTCGGAGCTTCAGCAAGCCGACACGTGCATCATAATCGGTACCTCTGGAATAGTTCAGCCTGCAGCATCATTTCCCCTTATTGTCAAACGGTCCGGTGGTTCTGCAATCGAAGTGAATATCGAAAAGACTCCTTTGACTTCAGCGGTTGATATACACATCGACGGAAAGGCAGGTGCTGTTCTCCCAAAGATTGATTCGATGCTAAAAAGACGTGAAGTCTAATCCATTTCAACTGCGCTGTATTGCAGACAAGAGATAAATGGGGGAACCAAGGATTGGTTTATTCAGGGTGGCAATTCATTGGATATATTGGTAACCGGCGGCACCGGTTTCATAGGCAAGAACTTGGTTAAACGCCTCCTTTCTTATGGGCATCACGTGAGCGTCCTTATTCGCGAAACTAGCGATACATCAGTACTACCTGATGCTGTTAATTTGGAGCTAGGTAATCTACTTGATAAAAGCTCCCTAACAGATATTGTCGAAGGCAAGGAAGTAGTCTTCCATCTTGCGGCTTACTTCGATTTCTATCCTAGCGACAAGGATCTCATGTATCGGGTAAATGTTGATGGGACAAGAATGCTGGCTGAAGCCAGTGCTGATGCTTCAGTTAGCAAGTTCATTTACTGCTCAAGTACTGAAGCAATTGGACCAGTTGATGATCCTCCTGCTGACGAGGAGACAGAACCGCAACCTGCATTTGACTACGGTAAGAGCAAAGTCTTGGCAGAAGAAGCTGTTAGGGAAGTCTCTTCTGAGAGGGATTTGATTCATACCATAGTTCGGCCAACCGGTGTGATGGGTGAAGGAGACCTCTATACTGCTTATGAGACCATCAAGGCTCTCAATAGAAAGGAAGTCCCCGTGCTTCCAGGCGATGGCGAGAAGCACATCATGTATACCCATGTTGATGATGTAACACGGGGATTTGAGGCCACCATGGTTCCAGCTGCCAACGATGAGACCATTATTATCTGCCCCGATAATCCTATGAAATACAATGACTTAGTCGAGTACATTTGTGATCTTCTTGGGGTTGAACCGCCCAAGAGACATGTTCCCACGACGCTTGCTAAACTGGGAATAGCGCTGATGAGCCCGTTCAAGAATTGGAAAGAGAACACATTTCTATGGCATCCTCAGACGATCCAAAGTATGGATGAAGAACGCTGGTACAGCAATGAAAAAGCAAAGAGGTTGCTGGATTGGGAGCCACGGATTAGCATGAAAGAGGGGCTGAAGAGGGCAATTGATTGGTACTATGAAAACGGCTATCTAGAACGGAGGCAGCAATAATTGGAGCCACTCATCGGCCTAATCCTTGTAGTGATGCCAATCATTCTTGCTTTTGTAATGCTGGTGGGCCTTCATCGAGCTGCTGATGTGACTGGAGTAGTTGTTTGGCTTGTGACGCTAGGCATCGCGATTGTTGCCTTTAGCACGGACATAGGAATAGCCCTTACTGCAAGCCTTGCAGGCATCATCAAATCATTCCCGATTTCCCTAATGGTGGCTTCTTCAATTCTCATGATGACATACATGCAGGAAACGGGAGCACTTCAGCGTCTCATCGTTTTCTTCAAAACGTTAGGTGGTGGAAGCCGCCCGATGCAAATCATGCTGATCAGTCTAGGTCTCGGGCTGTTTCTTGTCGGTATCGGGGCAACCCCCGTATCGATGCTCCCACCGGTGATGCTGGCTCTTGGCTTCTCTCCACTTGTCTCTGTAGCTCTCCCTTCCATAGGGTATGACCCACTCACAACATTTGCTCTTCTAGGTGTTCCAGCAGTAGTTTTCCAAGGCGAATACGCGGCAGTATCTGGAATCAGTTTGCCTCTATGGGAGGTTGGGATTACATTTGCAATGTATATGCCAATAATCACAACCATGATTGCCATATCCATGCTCTGGATTGCAGGTGGTAGGGAACTCCTCGCCAGCAAAGAAGGGCTGTTTCTGGCCATACTCAGTGGCGTAACAGCAGGTGGAATTGCCATTCTCAGCAATCTTGCTTTTGTCAATCAAACCACACTCACCAACGTTTTTGCTGGAGCTGGAGTGATGGGAGTGCTTTTTGCCTATTCCAAGATACGGGGCCGTCCGATACTTGACCAATCTGTATTAGACGATGATGATCGGTTGATTCAACAGTCTATGAATTTGCGAAAGGCAAGCATCCCCTGGATTATTCTTGTTGTACTCTGTTTGATTACGAATCTGATTCCACCTGTGAAGGACTTGCTTTTTACACAGCTGAGTTTTCCAGTGAACCTACCTGGCTATCCTTATGGGATTAAGACAAGGTTTCTATGGCAAGCATATACTCTCATGCTCATTGCTACAATTGTATCAATCCCTCTCCTAGGGAGTGATAAGCAAACACTAGCCAACACTTCCAAGAAGTTTCTCAAGAGGGCGCCTCGGCCGGTTCTAGCCGCTGCAATTTTCTTCGCAATGGCTGAAGTTATGAATTTCAGCGGTTTCACAATCGCAGCCGATGGGACATGGGCATTTCCTGAAGCTAATCCAACCAACAATATGATTCATCTCTTGGCAACAAGTACTTCCTCATCTTTGGGTGTCTTCTACCCGCTTACCGCTGCCTTTCTGGGTCTTCTCGCTGGATTCATATCCGGATCTGAGACTTCGGCTATTGCACTCTTCACCGGATATCACTATCAGGCCAGTACAATGATTGGCGCTGACTCGCTGGTGGTATCTGCGTCAAATGGAATTGGCGGTGGGTTGGCCAGTGTATTGAGCCCAGCAAAAGTACAGAACGCCGCAGCAGTGATAGATGAAATCGGTATTGAAGGGGAGGTCATTCGGTATGGAGCTATCATCGCGATAGTCATCACTGGCGTTGTGGCCGGCCTAACGATGCTATGGGCATTCGCATAGCCAGCTATAGGAGTGAAACCTTCTCCTAAGAATAAAAAGAAAGGGCGAGGGCCCTAAGGGCCCTCCCAATTAAATCAATCAGTTGACTCTGCTCTGTTGTTGCGTTTGTAGTTGCCTACGTAACCACCGAAGCTACGATTTGGACGGCCGTAGCCCTCTGATTTCTTCTTTTTCTTCTTTGGTCTGGATTTCTTCTTGTAGCTCCGTTTTCGCTTATCTCGGTGTTCTTCTTCTGACATATTGACGTCGTAGTTGACTTCCTCGATTTCCTCGTCAGCTTCTTCCAGTTCACTATACTTTCCGATTTTCAGACGTAGATGATTTCGAAACGTGCCGGTATACCCGTTTTCCAATTCGTAGGTCTTACCTGTTTCCATCTCATCAATGGACTCATCCCAAAGAGGTACAACGACAGTACCAGTACTATCTCCAACGGTTGCATCTAGGACTCTGTGCTTGGAACCATCACTCCTTGATGTCACTTCTCGGGCTTCTCCCTTGTCGACCACCTTGAAGCGAATGTTTACGTTTTTCATACCAGGCTTTAGCTCAGAAACAGTTGCGTCTACAGGTTCAGGTTTAGTCATAATGAATCAAACTCTTCTAACATAGGCGTTTTCTAATACCCCTCAATCAATAAAGACAAATCTACTCTACCAAATGATTTTGGGTAATGCCTCTTTTTACGTCTTTTTAAGATACACACTTTCAAGCGCGTATATAAAGTTCAGCTTTTGTAGGTGCTACATCTTAGGCTGAGACCCTGTGAATCTTTGGGCACTACTATGGTGGCGCCTCTTCCATTATTCTTTGATAAAGCGAGTTTAGGGAGATGATGTAAAACGGCAGTATCACCACAATGTCCACAAAGACCCCGATAACCGCCAGTGCAACGACAGCCATTGCAAGTGGGTTACTTATCGGTTCCATAATGGTTCCAAAGAGTATGTTCCAAACGGCCAAGGGAGCGAACCAGATAGCAAAGAGAAATAGAAACGCTATCCATGTGGTGAATGTCCATAATGGATGCTTGGTAGCAGTACGTATAGCATGCTTCAGTGCTTCTATTGCTGACTTATCTTCCATAAGGCTGGGAACATACATGGTTTGCACACCACCAGCAAAGAAGACCCATCCAAAACCAATTGCTCCGAGTATCACATTTGCTGGGCCGCTCACAGATCCGCCAAAGACAAAAGAAAATGCGGCAGCCGTCAGGACAGCCGGTCCAAGTACAGTAAATGCGATGGTGATGCCACCTAGTGCGAATTTGACAAGGTGCTTCTTGAACCAACTGAATGGTGTATCTGCCTCTTTACCCTTACTTTCTGTCAATTGCTTAGACATTCCAAACACAGGTGCCATCACCCAAGCACCAATTGCGAAGACAGGAATGACAACCAGAATGAACACACTAGTCAGTATGAAAATCAAATCTCCGGAGGAGATAAGGGGTAACCATGTTTCCATTAAATCCCTAAATACTGCATAAGGGTGCAGCCCCGAAAAGATGGATGACATGATTCCTGCCAAACCCGCAAGCCCGGCTGTCATGAATACCATGATAACAGCCATCTGCGAAACAGCTATGACATACGTCATGAAATTGTCTTCCAGATGCTCGGCGGATTTTCGTAGAATCTCAGTCACTATCAAGTAAACACCTCAGATATGGGCTGAATAAGCAATAGCATGATCGTTATGCAATCCTCAATTTAGTAATTCTATTGGAACTAAGTTCAAGTTAAGTCTTTTTCAAACGCCGCTTATTGCGGAATATCAAGATTCTTGGTGGCTTCTGAAGTCTTATTTATTCTTTCTAGGAACCCGCCTTAGTTGGTCTTGTTGGATCTTACATACTGGTGCGAAAACAAGTTTTATGTGAATCCCTGCATTGAATGTACCAATGACTGTTTGTTCTGCGTAAGAAACTTCCAGGACGGTGTATATGGTTTCGAGCTTGCTGGTGAAAGAAACCCAAGTGCCCATGAAATCAGGGAAGCCATAGAGGATACTTGGGATGAGAGATTCACAGATGCTGCGATAGTTGGCTTTGGGGAACCACTACTGAATCTTGATACATCGCTCGAAGCCATAGTTACATTAGAGGAGCTTTCAGACGTGCCGATGCGTATGGATACAAATGGTCAAGCATCTTTGATCCATCCGTCACGCAATGTAGCTGTTGAGCTCAAGAACGCAGGACTAGAGGAAATCCAGATTTCATTGAATGCCTCCTCTGCTAAGGTATATGATTTGCTCTGCCAGTCGGAATTCGGTCTCCGTGCTTATGATGCCGTACTGCAGTTTGCTCGAAGCTGCAAAGATGTGATGCGGGTTGTTTTATCGGTTGTAGATATTCCCGGAGTAGATATTGAAGCATGTAGGCAAGTAGCTGATGAACTGCAGGTGGATTTCCGAGTAAGGGGATTCAAGGGTCCTTCACACATTGCCGATAGTATTTCTGAGAAATTGAGTAAAACTTGAACACAGATTCTCCTGAGGAATTGGTTGTCGAAATATATGACCAAATATATCTGATACAATGCTTTCACATAGAATATGAAGCTGACTCAAGTCACAGACCGTGTATATGCCGACACAACTGGAGAAAATGCTGGCAACTATGGCATTGTGGTTTTGGACGATGAAGTGGTTGTTGTTGATAGCGGTATGTACCATACGCTTACTTCTGATTTCAGAGAAGAAGTCGAGAACGAATTCGGGCTTCCTATTTTGAAGATGGTCTTGACTCACTACCATCCTGACCATCTGTTCGGAGCACAAGCATTGAACCCTGTAAGCGTCATAGCTTCAGCTCCTACCCTTGCTATATGTAAAGAGCTTGTGGAGAATGAATGGCGAAAAGAGAAACTCGTAGCACAGGCCAAGAAGAACAAGGATGAACGTCCAGAAATGTGGAAGGCTGCGCAGGAACTCGAGCTCAAGCTTCCTGATATCATATTCAAGGAACGCCTCCAAATTGGTTCTGATAATAACATGACAGTTGAACTAACGGGCGGTCATACCAAGGGGTCATCTATAGCCATCGTAGAGCCAGATCATGTGATTTTCGCAGGAGATTTGGTTTTTCAGGGCTCATTCCCATATGCCGGAGATCCAACCTGTAATCCTGATGATTGGCTAGACGCTTTGGAAGGGATCAAAGATGCAGAAGCAGAACAAATAGTTCCCGGCCACGGTGAGCTTTGCGGGAATGATGAAATTGATCGGCACGTCAAGTTCCTAAGGAGTCTGAGGAGAGAAGTACTAGGGGCAATAGACGAAAATCTTACTCCAGAAGAATTCATGGACCAAGGTCGCACACCAAGCTATTATGATGAAAAATCCGAAGGGCGTGAAAAAAGCGCAGTAGAGCATTGGTTCGAGTTCTATAAATAGATTCCATTTCCAACGCAGGTGATGGAAACACTGCCAAAGAACATAGCCTTATAGGCGGACATTTGAGTGATTACTTCAAAGGCACATAAGCAACGAGGATTTTCGATTTGGCTATTGACCGAGATTACCCGAACCGCGTAATCAGTTACCCAACTTTTGGTGAGCTGAGTGAGATTCTGGCAAAGGACTTTGACTTGATAGAAAGCTCGATGCAATATGGTATGCCAACTTTCGTGGTGCGCTGGCCCGGTTATGAGATTCCATCAATTGAACACCAGCGCGATGTCTTCAACAAACTGGAGAAAGAAGCGGACAGATATCGGCTTTGGCCGGTTGTTCGTTGGAAAGACGAAGAATCAGGTGAATACTTCATTCGTTTTGCTCCACAGCAAAAGGAAGAAGAGGGCGATATGCGCATCAATTATGCCCTCTTCGTGGCAACTCTAGCTACAATCAGTCTTGCTGGATTTCTGCAAGCTACGAGCCCTGTCTTTTTGACATTGTTCTATCCTAATGGCTGGAATCTATGGGACCTTGCGTTTGTGACTGGAACCTTCCTGCTTGCTCTTATGGGCATAGTTTTCACACATGAAATGGGTCATTATCTTACTGCGAAAAGACGTGGCATCGATTCCTCGGCACCCTATTTCATACCTGGTTTACCTCAGATTGGTGGAACCTTTGGTGCTTTTATTCAACAGAAAAGCCCTCCACAGAACCGTAGGGACCTTTTCGACCTCGGTCTTGCTGGACCTTTAGCTGGATTCGCTGTAACACTGGTTGTTCTTGTAGCTGGTTTTCTGATGTCGGTTCCTGTAACTGCTGAGCAGCTAGAAGCAATAGACGCAGCCTTTCCCAATATGACAGGATCCCTACCGGTACCTTACCTGTTTGTTATACTGGAGATGGTTTTCTCTGATTTCATACCACCGGGTGGTACAATCTATCTTCATCCAATAGCTTTTGCAAGCTGGGTTGGTTGTCTTGTGACCGCACTCAATCTCTTTCCAGCGGGTCAGCTTGACGGTGGTCATGCGCTACGAGCCATTGTAGGGCCCAAGAAGCACAAGTACATCGGGTATGCTGCTATTGCTGTGATGTTCTTGATGGGCATCTACCTCATGGCCATCTTGGTGCTGTTCCTATCACGTGGAGAGCATCCTGGACCACTCAATGATACGGTACCTGTCTCAAAGACTAGGATTGCCCTGTTTGTGTTAGCAATCATTGTTGTTGCACTATCTATCCCCCCATTGTGGCAGACCTTCACTTTCTAGGAAGTCTGAGCAACAATCAAAATACGACCGGCTCGAGGGTGCGAGTTCTGGTCAAAGTGCCCTCCAGTTTGGTTATTGCAGAGGAATTCTTTAGTTTAACATTCAGTCATAATAGACTACACCCATCTCAGAGTAGTCATCTTCTTCCTCGGAGTTTTCATCGTCTTCTTCATCGCAGCGCCCAAATACTATCCTTGTAGCCCATTTGAATAAATAACCAAGAAGAACGAAAAGAGAGAATAGCATTGAATATCCAGCAAGTAACGTAATGATTGGAAATACCCAGCCGGATGTATCTGGCAAATCCCGGTAGATGAGGACCTCCCAATAGTCTCCTTTTTCGAGCTCACCCGAGATAGTCAGGTTCGTTGCTGATTTGGGTTTGATCGTTAATTCTAATCTTCCCAGTGCATATGCGGCAGAATTTTCACTCGCATGAGATTCGTCGTTCATCTCTTGAGACGCGCGTTCTGTGCTGTTTACGAATATGGCCGCGTATCCTCTGATTGAAGCTGTCCACCAATCTCTATCAACGAAAGAAACTTCCAGCTCATACGAATGGTTCCCCTCAAGCATAATGCTCAGTCGAACCAAGCTATCTTCGGAAGTTTTGTGCAAATAGCAGTGCTGTTCTTCGACTTGACGGTCAAGTGCTAGGTTATGTTCGATTAACCCTTCCCAAATACCCATACTTAGACCAACCCACAGCATTATCATGAGCCATCTTCTTTTTCCCCCGGGAAGATTCATTACCTATCTCACATCTACTATCCCTATATCGCAATATAGAGTTTACCGGTTATTCGATGAGATGTTCAAGAGAAGAAGTAGTACAAGAAGAAGTAGAGATGACCCACAAGAAAGTAAGCAAGGACAACGAAAGTTGTCCTCACTTCGTATTTGGTATTGAACCAGTTTCAGATTTGCTTTAGAATTCGAGGACAATCTCTTCTTCTTCTTCGTCCTCTTCTAGCCTCATTACTCCAAGCTCAAGTAAGCGATCCATGACTTTGTGTGCCGCTTCATCAATTTGAGGTTCGAACTTGGCTCCAGTGATGACAAGTTTGCCTGACCCAAAGAGGAGAATAACCACTCTTGGGTCTCGCATCCTGTAAATAAGACCAGGGAATTGCTCGGGCTCGTACAAAGTGTTTTCCAAAGTCATCGCTGCAAGTTCAAGATTAAGCTCGTATCCAAGACTGGCACTGGCAACAATATTTTGAACGACGATAATTGGCTTGCCGGTGATTTCGATACCTGCTTCACGGATATTCTTGACAATCTTGTGAACGGCTCTCTTAGATTCTTTCTCACTCTTCGCTCCGGTACATACCATCTTCCCGCTGTTGAAGATGAGTGTAGCAGTCTTTGGTTTCTTGAGTCTGTAAACAAGGCCTGGAAACTGCTCAGGATCAAACTCGACGTTTGGCATTGTAG
It encodes the following:
- a CDS encoding NAD-dependent epimerase/dehydratase family protein, producing the protein MSTALYCRQEINGGTKDWFIQGGNSLDILVTGGTGFIGKNLVKRLLSYGHHVSVLIRETSDTSVLPDAVNLELGNLLDKSSLTDIVEGKEVVFHLAAYFDFYPSDKDLMYRVNVDGTRMLAEASADASVSKFIYCSSTEAIGPVDDPPADEETEPQPAFDYGKSKVLAEEAVREVSSERDLIHTIVRPTGVMGEGDLYTAYETIKALNRKEVPVLPGDGEKHIMYTHVDDVTRGFEATMVPAANDETIIICPDNPMKYNDLVEYICDLLGVEPPKRHVPTTLAKLGIALMSPFKNWKENTFLWHPQTIQSMDEERWYSNEKAKRLLDWEPRISMKEGLKRAIDWYYENGYLERRQQ
- a CDS encoding TATA-box-binding protein, whose amino-acid sequence is MAEDKPKPEPTTKIENVVASVILNQRLDLDEIAATMPNVEFDPEQFPGLVYRLKKPKTATLIFNSGKMVCTGAKSEKESKRAVHKIVKNIREAGIEITGKPIIVVQNIVASASLGYELNLELAAMTLENTLYEPEQFPGLIYRMRDPRVVILLFGSGKLVITGAKFEPQIDEAAHKVMDRLLELGVMRLEEDEEEEEIVLEF
- a CDS encoding radical SAM protein, whose product is MVLLDLTYWCENKFYVNPCIECTNDCLFCVRNFQDGVYGFELAGERNPSAHEIREAIEDTWDERFTDAAIVGFGEPLLNLDTSLEAIVTLEELSDVPMRMDTNGQASLIHPSRNVAVELKNAGLEEIQISLNASSAKVYDLLCQSEFGLRAYDAVLQFARSCKDVMRVVLSVVDIPGVDIEACRQVADELQVDFRVRGFKGPSHIADSISEKLSKT
- a CDS encoding single-stranded DNA-binding protein; this translates as MTKPEPVDATVSELKPGMKNVNIRFKVVDKGEAREVTSRSDGSKHRVLDATVGDSTGTVVVPLWDESIDEMETGKTYELENGYTGTFRNHLRLKIGKYSELEEADEEIEEVNYDVNMSEEEHRDKRKRSYKKKSRPKKKKKKSEGYGRPNRSFGGYVGNYKRNNRAESTD
- a CDS encoding MBL fold metallo-hydrolase, with the protein product MKLTQVTDRVYADTTGENAGNYGIVVLDDEVVVVDSGMYHTLTSDFREEVENEFGLPILKMVLTHYHPDHLFGAQALNPVSVIASAPTLAICKELVENEWRKEKLVAQAKKNKDERPEMWKAAQELELKLPDIIFKERLQIGSDNNMTVELTGGHTKGSSIAIVEPDHVIFAGDLVFQGSFPYAGDPTCNPDDWLDALEGIKDAEAEQIVPGHGELCGNDEIDRHVKFLRSLRREVLGAIDENLTPEEFMDQGRTPSYYDEKSEGREKSAVEHWFEFYK
- a CDS encoding L-lactate permease, yielding MEPLIGLILVVMPIILAFVMLVGLHRAADVTGVVVWLVTLGIAIVAFSTDIGIALTASLAGIIKSFPISLMVASSILMMTYMQETGALQRLIVFFKTLGGGSRPMQIMLISLGLGLFLVGIGATPVSMLPPVMLALGFSPLVSVALPSIGYDPLTTFALLGVPAVVFQGEYAAVSGISLPLWEVGITFAMYMPIITTMIAISMLWIAGGRELLASKEGLFLAILSGVTAGGIAILSNLAFVNQTTLTNVFAGAGVMGVLFAYSKIRGRPILDQSVLDDDDRLIQQSMNLRKASIPWIILVVLCLITNLIPPVKDLLFTQLSFPVNLPGYPYGIKTRFLWQAYTLMLIATIVSIPLLGSDKQTLANTSKKFLKRAPRPVLAAAIFFAMAEVMNFSGFTIAADGTWAFPEANPTNNMIHLLATSTSSSLGVFYPLTAAFLGLLAGFISGSETSAIALFTGYHYQASTMIGADSLVVSASNGIGGGLASVLSPAKVQNAAAVIDEIGIEGEVIRYGAIIAIVITGVVAGLTMLWAFA
- a CDS encoding NAD-dependent protein deacylase, whose translation is MSTEIVSASQIIENAEYLIALTGAGISKESNIPTFRGEDGLWREYDATDLATPSAFARDPELVWEWYSWRQNLIADCEPNPAHLTLAEWEEEGLLECVITQNVDGLHHRAGSEDIYEVHGDIWAVKCTNCDYRGRLDELADGVPHCEECGSILRPDVVWFGESLDQDVMSQVYSELQQADTCIIIGTSGIVQPAASFPLIVKRSGGSAIEVNIEKTPLTSAVDIHIDGKAGAVLPKIDSMLKRREV
- a CDS encoding DUF3368 domain-containing protein, producing the protein MIAVVNASPLIYLGKAGLLNLLQVLFDDAVVSRQVEQEVLDSSYSEYVSLKSAFDDWLNITETELTDEFQKLSNFGLHIGEVHTLALALQLRKQKKESVVVIDDLAARDVARTLDLAVTGTIGIILQARKQGRISTKKALSTVEFLVQETTFRMSTKLYSQVLSEIEG